CGAGCACTATAAACACCAACatatggtacttggatagtggttgCAACAATCATATGTCTAGTCGAAAGGAGTTATTCTCGCAATTAGACGAGACGAGTCGTGGTGAAGTCAACTTcgggaataaataaaaaattctcatgATAGGCAAAGGCAACATTAATATTAGGTCAAAAGATGGTACTAATGTTACTATTGTAGATGTTTACTTTGTGCCaagacttttttaaaatttgctaAGTGTTGGCAACTTTATGAAAATGGCCACAAATTTCATAATGAAAATGGAGTTGACAACAAGTTGATCATGATAGTGCAAATGATGAAGAACCATATGTTTCTCTTGACTCTTCAGACAAAGGATCTCTTGAGTTTTCAAGGGATGAAAGACAACAACTGGTTGTGGCATCTCCGGTTTGGGCATCTAAATTTTAGTGGACTAAAATTATTGGTCTAGAATTTAGTCCACGAAAAAGATGGTGACCGGCATGCTATTGATTGACTATACATATCGTCTATGTGAAGGATGTCTAGTTGGGAAACAACATTGAGACTCTTTTCCAGTTAGAAAAGCCAGAAGAGCAAAACAACCATTGGAGTTGGTACATATAGATATTTGTGGCCTTGTTGAGATGGAATCATTCGGACAAAAAAGGTACATGataatttttgtggatgattttactagaaaacttgggtatatttcttgaaagaaaaatctaaagctTTTGGCgagtttaaataatttaaagCCAATGTCGAAAAACACAATAGCTTTAATTTGAAGACATTAAGATCAGATAGAAGGGGAGAATTTACCTCAAATGAATATGACTAATATTTTAAAATCCATGGAATGAAACGTCAGTTGACCACCGGCattactcctcagcaaaatggtattgtggaaagaaagaaaatgatgatttttgaaatgGTAAGATGTATGctaaaagctaaaaatttaCCTAAGAAATTTTGACCAGAAGCTGTTGCATGTGTTGTATTTGTGCGAAACGGGTGTCCAACAAAAAGTGCTCTTGCAAGAAACCCAAAAGAGGCTTGAAGTAGTAACAAGTTAGATGTTTCGTTCCTACGAGTATTTGGGTGCGTGGCATATTCCCATATATCGGATGAACGAAGGAAGAAGTTGTTAGACAAAAATGAGAAGTGCATCTTTCTTGGCTATAGTGACATAATTAATGTTTATAAACCATATAAAAGGTAATCATTAGTAGGGAAGTCTAGTTTTTAGAAGATGAAGCCTGAGACTAGAACCAAAAGGGTGACCAAAAAAGCATTATCATTGAAGATGAACCATAAGAGGGGGATATAGAAAAGCCTCCATTATCTTCAATAAGTGGTGCTTCTTCTCATCATCTTTGATTGGTGATGCGTCTCTTTCACCAATAGCAACTTCCAAACCACCATTGTCGTTTGCAACAATTACGAGAGACTCCAGCAAGATTTAAGGATTATGTGGTCACAAGAGACGATGATAGTGATAGTGACGGGATCATTTATGAAACTAtggtaaatttttgtttatttttcgatGACCCTGTATCCTATGGTGAAGCAGCTACAGATGAGAAGTGAATCCAAGCAATGGATATAGAAATCTACTCCATTGAGAAGAATGACACATGGTGCTAAATTTTTTACCTCATGGTAAGAAGCCCATTGGTGTCAAGTGAGTGTATAAGACGAAGTACAAACCCAATGGTCAGGTGGACCATTACAAAGCCAGACTAGTTGTAAAGGGCTATAAGCAAAAGCCAggtattgattattttgaagtatttaCACCGTTGGCCCGAATAGATACCATTCAAATGACCTCAGCACTTGCACCTCAAAATTATTGGAGgattcatcaaatggatgtaaaatcAACATTTCCTAATGGTGTCCTTGAAGAAGAAGTATATGTGGAGCAACCGCAAGATTATGAGAAGAAAGGGCATGAAAATTGAGTGTACAAGCTGAAGAAGGCATTGTAATGCTAAAATAGGCACCTCATGCTTGGTACACAGAGCTCAACGTGTACCTATTAGAGCACGGTTTTCAAAAGTGCCCGTATGAGCATACATTGTATATCAAGTCAAATACTAACAATGACGTAATAATTGTGTGcctttatgttgatgacttgATATCTACAGGGAGCTGTAAAAAGATGTTCGCTGGATTTAGGAAGGTTATGACTAGTGAGATGACAGATCTAGGATTGATGTCCTATTTTCTTGCCCTGAAGTGAAGTAGACACATGATGACATATTTATTTCACAgtaaaaatatgctaatgatattttgaagtgaTTGAAAATGGAATTGCTCAACGTTCCACTATAGTGGAACGGTTGgagttgaagaaagaagaaatcagTGAACTGGTAAATCACACTTATTTCAAAAACATTGTTGGTAGTCTGAAATATTTGGCCCTACTAGGCTGGATATTACCTATGTAATAAGGTAATATCCTTATTACATAGGTAATATCCAGCCTATGTAATAAGGATATTACCTTATtacatttcaaccaaaaaaaaaaaaaaaggctggaTATTACCTATGGAGTGGAAATTATTAGTAGATTCATGGAAAAGCTGTACTAATCACATTTGTAGGCATCAAAAAGAATTTTACGGTATATCAATGGAACTCGTGATctaaaattttatattcttatACTGACAATTTCAATCTAGCGGGGTACATATGACATTGAGACTTGGAAGAGCGCTTCCAAATATGCTTTCTTTCTTGGATCAGGAGTAATTTCCTAATCCTCAAAGAAATAGCAAGTTGTTGCGCTCTTTGCGATGGCATGTCAAGAGATATGGCTTCATAAGAGGATTCGTGAAttgaaacataaataaataggTCCTACCAAAGTTATGTGTGACAATAAGTCAGCTATTGCATTAGCTAAGAATCCAATTTTTCATGGCAAGAGCAAACACATCAACATCAAATATCACTATATTTATGAGCAAGTTAAAAATGATGAGATTAAACTTAATTTCTACTTATTAGGAGATTAAATTGTAGATATTTTGACGAGACTATTGAAGGTGGAtttgtttgaaaaattaaagatgaTGCTCGGTGTTCTCgaattcaaaaatcaattttaagggaGGTTGTtagaattatataaaattgattgattcaaaagaagaagaagattgtgCATGGCTTTCATTTAAGATTGTCAGCTGAAtaagaaagtcaaaagaaaagggacaACATAaatgaagagagggaggagCTGCAAGAAAAATTGGCAAAGTAAAAATTGTGGGCTTCATTTGTCCTCTTTCATTCATTGCACGGATcggagaaagaggaaagaagggtTCATGAACagccattttcttctctccatCATTAATGCGTGCACATGCATGTGCATGCCATGAAAATTGGAGGGCGCTGTTGCTGCTGCAGAGATTTGTCTTGCGGACGCTGTTGCTATCATTTATTGTTTGTGTGTTTTTCTTGTAGCCTTGTTGACATTTGTAGTTTCACTTTAATGTTGTCAGAAGAGCGTTGAGGAATTCATGTGTGCTATGTTAGTCTTCACCTCTATTGTAATTTAGTGTTCTCTATTATACAAAGATGGAAGGTGATTGTTGTAGATTGGCAGAGGCCACCGAAAAGATATTCTAAGAACTATTTCTCCCCCTAACCTGTGCCTCGTTCCAAATTTCTagaattgtcatttttttttggaaaaagaccataaaaaacctcaaacttagtccaaagtgacaaatttactttaatttttttttgtgacatgacaaaacccaaattttgcaaattatgacacatttaccctacaAAAGACATTTTCGTCTTATTccatatgttttttctttttcttctctcttccctctgtcGGAAGCCGGAATCAGGCGAGGGCCACCCTAGCCAACCCAAGCAAGGGTGACCCTCACTTGACACCAGCGAGGGAAGCCTTCGCTTGACTCCGGCTTCCCTTAGTcggctccgccatggccggcaaaggaaagagagaagaagaagaagaaaagaagtaaaagaccaaaatgccctataatttatgataaatgtaTGACATGGATACAAATTCAGGGATTTTTGTGTCACGGAAAAatgtttggagtaaatgtgttaCGGTTgataaagtttgagatttttcatgtaaaaaaaaaagtttggggtaaagtTGTTATTTTAggcaaaatttgagatttttagttgtcttttctcttcttcttttttctttattctaacATATTCACTTGAGTGAGTTAatttatgattatcacaaaattggtacaattaaaaaatttagaaattagttaCCTGACAATAAATTTACGACTttgttttggtaaattttccCGGAAGATTTACTTGATAATGTAGATAAGAACATTTTATAAGGTAAGCTTAGTCTGCTACTGTTGGCACGAAGAACTTCATTCCCACTGCTCAAGCCGATCATTACCATGCGACTGCCACGCCGACACGCCCCAATGGTACTATTTTCTTCAGTGGCCTGTCTCGATTTCGTTCCTGGGGCTTTACTGGTCTGCTGCAATGTCTGCGATGCGCAATGTAGATATGAATCTATGGAGGGACATTGATGGGTCATCTTTCAAGAGAATCCTGCACCCTTCCGCATTGAGCTGTCCCTGTTAAATTGCGAAGCATCACCAGTGTATAGCATGACTCTGTTTCGCTCGTCAAGACTGTTACAAGTTTTCTGATGAATTTCGGAAGgtcaatcatcatcatatctaTCTGTGGATTCGGATTCTCGGGTTAGCTAATCTGGACAGCAGAGGCCGACTACTCTCCCGAGATGCTGTTTTGTTCTGCTCTCTGGTGATGGCGCGGAACGATTGCAACTATAGATGGCGAGTGGGAGTATGCTTAAGTTTGATTGGAAAAGCTCTCTAGCAACTAGCAAATCTCATGGTTTAAGCAACGCAAAGTGGTTTCATAAAATCTCATGTGGTTACCGAGTTGGATGTCcataattcgaattttttaaggTCTCATTTGCtttcatattaaattttttagacGAAACGTGATGggaagtgttagaatatttaaataataaaatatacatttatctaacgacttaagcttttagaataaaTAATAGTAGTCCCACCAAAATTTCACTTGCATTCAGAGTTAGTTGATCTTGAAGTGCACCATCTAGAGCTAATTTTGCTTCTTGTCATATTTTCTCCACTAGGTCTTAATATACTCAAGAACATCGATTTCAACATTATTCATCTCCTCCATTAGCCAATGTACTTTTGTTGCATAGTCTGTAGAGCCCTCTCAAATGAGGAAGCACTTAGTCAAGTCCATTTCATAATGATCGGGTTTCAATGTCAACCATAATGGCCGCATCACCCAATTTAGCCTTTCACTGAGCtggctttcttttttcccctttaatgCCAGCCGTAGAGGTCACATTGTTCATTAACTAATTTCGCAAGCCAGCCGTATAGGCTGTGTGCTCAATTACTATTTCGCAAGCTAGCTGCATCGACTGCTTATCAATTCCCCTCTGGTTTTTGACATTTCATGTCATTTCAAGAAGCAACACCACCACTACATTCGCCGCTCTTAGACCAACTAGATCTGAAAGTTTCCTCATGAATATCTACCAAATGCGGCTTCATCCACCATGTCTCAACCGTTAAACATTGTTCAGACTTGTATTAAAGCTCAAGTTGACATCTTCATTACATATTGAGTTTAAGAGGgtgttagagatatttaggatTGTTCTGATAGTTTTATGTATCTCTTAAGATTGTGtatatcttgattgatttgttattttatttgatcatttcataaagcttataaataaattgatgaagTCTTCATtatgatatatcaaaatatacacaattACTCTATTTCGGATATCATTCATATTTCTACTGGAACGAATAACCTTAGGAGGCCTTTCCCTGACAAAATTACAGATGAAATTGTGCCATTTTGGGTGAGAGAACTGAAGTCCGATGGCATTTAAGATGAAGTTCAATTCACGGCACAGAAAGAAACCCATCTGagctattttcttcttccttgatcacTCACGCAGCCATGATGTCTATGCTCTTTCCTTGTGTAACATTCGGACAGATCGTTGAAGCCCTCGACAGGGGATTATCGCCGAGTAAGGCCTCATCGCCATTATACCGTAGGTTATCAAGTCTCGTTACTCTGATCACCATGCTTAAAAGACACAGCCTTTCCTAAATTCTCGCTATGTACGTCCGATCGCATCTCGTCAGGTTTTAGTCCCTTCGCCCTTTACTAATTACAGCGGCTCCGGTCCTTTTACCGGTGAAATGCAGAATGTGTGGCGTTCTGTTCTCTCTACCTTGTGACGACGCCTCTCCTCTGCTCTCAGCGGATGATAAGGTCGACCTACGAAGAAAGTCGAGGAGGCCTTGGCAGTTACTGAAAGAAACCCGCGGTGACACCCTCTCCCACCCGTTTTGCCTCTGTCGCCCTTTGTCGAGAGTACAGAGAGCTCAAGAATGAAGGGCTCTGATCCTGCTCTAGGTATGATGCGTGACCGTACCCGTCTCCAGAAACATTCAATTTTTTGCTAGAGCAGGAGCTGTTAAATGAAGTCGTCGATCTCACCTCGGGACCAACCTCTATATCTTGGCAAATCCCAGTCGAATGTTGTCGCATGTATCCTGCAGTACCTCGTTCGATAGGGCACGATTAGTAAAATCTTAGTATCGCCGGTATTGCTTAAAAATTCTTGCATCCAAAGGGCTTATATTTCATGCGCTGGCCAACAACAAAAACGGTTTACTTCTATCTCGTATATCAGTTATGAGGGCCCTTTGAAAGTGCAAAATGTGATTAAGGAATGTTAAGACTTCAAAATGCTGTCGTTTGCGTAGAATGCATAAGATGCTTATTACTTACTATTTTAAGATATGAAATGGGAACATATGTTTGGACTTAAAGAATTTGACTTTGGCGATGGGTATGCGATTAGATGTGGTGCATTTGATAAGTTCTGAATCTGAAATACATGAAAGAACCATGGGAAAAATGTTGGTATAAAACATCATTGCAGAAGTAAACAAGATGTTCCACGTTCTTCGGATGATAGGAGAAGAAATTCATCTTCCTGTCATCTATCGTCTAAGACAAGATTAAACAGTCATCCTAGATTATTGTTTAATCGAGGACGGAGCTTTCAATAGCTATCGTTTGCTTAATTAATTTGCCGTCTATGGCGGACGACTCTAGACTCGACCCTCGCGACAACAAACCCCATGTTTCATCTTGCCTAATTTTCTActccatttttaagaaaaaggtATTGCGATATCTATATAAagacttttaccaaaaaaaagatatCTATATAAAGACTCGATTGTTGAGGATTCGTAACTTAAACTATCGTATATTATCATAGAATTCACCTccttttttatgattattttccaCACGTCAATCTTAGGTCGAGGGTGACTGTACATATGTGCAGGATGACGTTGTGTTAAGAGTACTCGAACGGTAAAATAGgggcattttattttatttttttccgaaAAACCTAGAGGCAatcctttgaatttttatgtACCCAAATGCTAGAAGTCTCTAAACTTTTGCACCGTGGCTAGGTCAAAACAGTACCTTCTAGTTTATGCAGATGCACCGCGGCTCTCGAGACATTATCGTGTGACgtgtattatttttttgggataataatataaatgatcattcaACTTATAATTGTTatgcttttaatttgtttaatgcggCCTTCAAACAATagtttaatatgtaatgttatctatgaacttttaatttgttcagtgtgatccctaaactttagTCCAATATTTAATGCGATCCCTaccttttataatatttttatattattcgGGGATTACATTAATGTTGGTCGTTTGTTTGTAAACCAAACAAAATGTATTTTTCCTTGTCTCACATAGGAAAGTTAAGAGGATATGGGCCACTTTATAAGTATGAGCATTTTCTAGCGTGTTCAAAGAAAGGGTTAGGATGTGGGCTAGACCTGCAAGTACACGATTATTAGATGCACTTAACACGCTTGTGTGTCcacggtttaattagcactaacttctttatttttatttttaattttattttgtatggTTATCTTATTAACCTTTATTAGTTGAAAGTTGTAATCAATATTTAtggaaattataaaatttagaattttatttttaaaataaaaaattattatttttattattgcaaaTTTTATATGTATCTTTTTAAGATAACCTTTGAAATTATACTTATTCAGTTTCCAACTTTTCCTAAAATGTTGCATTTGTTCACTTTGCAATCTTTCCTAAGGGGTTGCCTTTGCTCACTTTGCAACATTTTCTGAAAAGTTGcctatgtactttttttttttttgacaaagttGCCTACGTACTTAAAGACTTATATGTATGTCAGTTTTGGCATGAATGAAAATTAAGTCAATTTGAGTCTTCTTTCCAGAACTACAGCCATTATTACAATTATAATTTAGAAAGATCAttgagaaatactagaattgatatctaatattcttatttgagactttattATATCCTGAAGGATATTTATTGATGACCATTACCAATAATGTGAgacaaataaatatttaaagaaaatgatattattacCTTAAAATCTGATATGATTGCTCTATCCAATTCAAAGTTATATTTTTCAACAATTAAGCCTTTATTAATAGTTCaaagatcacattgaacaaattaaaaattcaaatataatattaCGCATTAGACCAAAATTTgggaatcacattaaataatttaaaagttcgAAGATCACGTTGCTCTTTAAAGACCATTTGCGtcatttttcccttcttatAATTTAGAGATAGAGGGTGCTAGGAGGTACATGCACTGAGCCACAAAGCTTATGTATCGATTAAGGTTAAACTTTTTTATCAGTAAAACGACCTAATACCCAACGAAGGGGAAAATGACGTATCATTTTGCCGGGCGCATTATGTGTTGCCCCCACTCCCGACTACGGTTAAAAGTTACGGGCGACGGAACCAACGATGACAAATGTGTCTAAAACCGATGATCCAAGCAAGGATCACTCGAGATTTAATAATGCATGCATACGTAGCTAAAGTTATTTACCTTAATAAATGATGATAATGTAATGGTATGTCATTTtctcaagataaataaaagcCGCACATACGTACGGTGCACGCCGGTGCGTTTATATTTAATTGCGCAAAGACTGAAGAGAGAGCACTTACAATTTACATAGAGCGATGtcttcttagagagagagagagagagagagatggaagacgAGGACGACGAGGAGGTAGAGAGAGCCGCGAGATGGCTTGAAGACCTCTCCAATGGCGTCCTGAACCGCGAATTCGATTTCCTGACGTTGCAAGGCCTCCGAGTCGTCCGCGCCCGGAAGGACTCCCTCCTCTGCACCTTCGTCGTCCCCGATCGTCTATCGGTAAATCCCAAGTCCGGCTCGGTTCGCTCTCGCTGTTTGCCCGATTGATCCAtcacctttctttctttctggtGACGTTGGAATTGAGCTTTTCTCTGCTTGTCGCGATTACATGATCGCCCGCGCACGGTGATGCGTTCAGGACATGGATGGGAATTGGCACGTGGGAGCGATGGCGACGCTGATCGACGACGTCGGAGCTGCGATGGCGTACTCCGCCACCGGCAAACTCAAGGCCACCCTCGACTTCTGCGTCTCTTATCTTTCCACGGCGAAGATCCAAGTAcagtctctctccctccctccctctctctctctctctctatctagcCGTCGATACTTTTTCAGTTTGGTGATTGGAAAatctctttgttttatttttcagttttatgtttttgttaaaAGCTGTTTTCACCATGTTTCTCTAGCtggatttgaaaagaaaattgaaattactcgAAACACCTTCCTACATTTTCATCggtttcactttttttattgaactttCAAATTTAAGGCGGATATCAATTCTCCTTTTGAGAATTATCAATGTAAACTGAAACGAAAAATAACTTTATGAATCAAATGCACCCTTTAAACTATGTAGTTACTCTTTCCCCTATATCGAAATATTTGCATACGAAACGTATACCGATAAATAGGTGAAAATAACATGGATGATCATTTCCCAAAtgtcaattttcccaaaaagaaagaaatctggAGATGACATCTTGGAGCAACAATTGGAGCTTTCTTTTTATGTGGCAGGAAGAAGTAGAGATAGAGTCAAAGGTGGTAGGGCCAGGGTCAAAGGGAAAGCTTGCGATGGTGGTGATGGAAGTTAGGAGGAAAGACAGTGGCAAGTTAATTGCCTTGGCTAAGCAGTGGTTGGCTTCTGTCAATTTGACCGGTGATCAACTTAAGAGCAAGCTTTGATACTTGCTTTGCGTGCATTCATGTCAGAAATTCCGTACCATTTCTAAAATTCGAAACTTTGAACAATTATATAATATGGCTTGTGAAGTGTCTCGACgactttcttttccatgcacaAACGCAAATGTCACATTTTTACTTTGATCTCCCTATTATTACCAGCTAGTGAACAGACCATGCTTTGCAGCGCATtctatatttcaattttcaattatcaACATTTCTCGACGAGTTGTAATGACCAAAACCTTATGATGTATTTCATGTAtagttattttgtttttgttgctGATTGAAAATTACAGTTATAAGATGAACAAGACACGATAATCTACATATGAACTTTAGTAAGATGAGCTTGGCTATACAATTGACCTTCATGCTTAAAACATATATGGTAGAGCCAAATAAGATCAAACAACATAATCAAGCTATGTCCTCTTaggtgaaaaggaaagaaatgataatccaaaaatatatatatagtaaacAAAAGGATATAAgagaagtaaaataaaaaaagcaaaaataaaaaataaaacaagaaatccATTATTCGCCCATTTAAGAATGGCGAATGCAAACATATTCTGTACCCTCGTTGCCTTTTTATCTACTTCTCTGAATCTTTCCTGACCATTGCTTTTTGCATGCATAAGGCTACCAGTGAACTTTGAGAGCAGAAAGAACTGTTCCTTGAGTATTCACTGTTAGAGCTGAGACAAGGACTTCAACTTGTCTCTGAAGTGACTGAAGTCCAATGAAGGATCAAGTTCAGTTTCCCACTGGGCAGAAATCTGTACATGACAATAGTCTCACCTTATAATTTTCAATGCCAAAACAGCAAATGCCAGGCCAGTAACTCCGGCCTTGGCCATAGAAAAATTACTTACAATGGGATCTTACACTGCTTGTCAACACCTAGCACAAGTCAAACCACCAAATACTCATCTTAGATACCCTCAAAAATACAATCTTTTAAAATCACACATAAGTCCTATACACCAGAGTTTTTTTACCCTGGATTCCTTGATTGTAGCACTTGTAGCAGTTCATTCCTGTTAGCTGCATCACTCTACATGCATCTCCAAAAAATACTGCAAGCTCTATACAATCCATATTTCAAGAGTCTTTGGATAGTGACTTTCACATTGTCAATCCTtacaaaatgattattttgatccAGTCCTTAcaaaacgacgttattttgttgtttggatACTGATTGTAATCTCTGATGAgccatatcaatttcaaaaattaataaaaaagtattatgtccgatttccaatcaattaaATCCGTGttgacactaaaatgatcgtttttcaaactttttggtaCTAAAATTTGCGTCATGGATTGGGCTTGctccttgtcttcttccccgaagaacaacaccagcactaACACCAGCACCAGTAGTGACACCAGCAATAGCACTGG
The window above is part of the Eucalyptus grandis isolate ANBG69807.140 chromosome 6, ASM1654582v1, whole genome shotgun sequence genome. Proteins encoded here:
- the LOC104449893 gene encoding uncharacterized protein LOC104449893 isoform X2, coding for MEDEDDEEVERAARWLEDLSNGVLNREFDFLTLQGLRVVRARKDSLLCTFVVPDRLSDMDGNWHVGAMATLIDDVGAAMAYSATGKLKATLDFCVSYLSTAKIQEEVEIESKVVGPGSKGKLAMVVMEVRRKDSGKLIALAKQWLASVNLTGDQLKSKL
- the LOC104449893 gene encoding uncharacterized protein LOC104449893 isoform X1; this translates as MEDEDDEEVERAARWLEDLSNGVLNREFDFLTLQGLRVVRARKDSLLCTFVVPDRLSVNPKSGSDMDGNWHVGAMATLIDDVGAAMAYSATGKLKATLDFCVSYLSTAKIQEEVEIESKVVGPGSKGKLAMVVMEVRRKDSGKLIALAKQWLASVNLTGDQLKSKL